A single genomic interval of Candidatus Jordarchaeales archaeon harbors:
- a CDS encoding 2-hydroxyacid dehydrogenase, with product MRCLVTAAFHEDGLMILRELMEVEYRSWRETGKIYLDGGEFASLISEVGADVLVVESDFVTSDVVERCDLKIIASCRDDPYNVDVKAATARGIPVVYAPRRNTVAVAELTIALMLAAMRRVVKVDRLLKSGKVKYASARDFIEVYNATLGFELGGKKVGIVGLGAIGFEVAKRLKAFDVEILVYDPYVDPERVRMVGGRVVSLEELFRESDVVTVHCRLTPETAGMIKEKHFASMKPTAFFVNLARGGIVDEDALFRALKEGWIAGAALDVVQHDPAQSDNRFLTLDNVVLTPHIGGNTHETIRRQSVMVAEDIKRILRGEKPRNILNPEVLK from the coding sequence TTGCGGTGCCTTGTTACTGCTGCGTTTCACGAGGATGGCTTGATGATTTTAAGGGAGCTTATGGAGGTGGAGTATAGGAGTTGGAGGGAAACTGGGAAGATTTACCTGGACGGAGGGGAGTTTGCTTCGCTTATCAGTGAAGTTGGAGCGGATGTTCTCGTGGTCGAGTCGGACTTCGTTACCAGTGACGTCGTTGAAAGGTGCGACTTGAAGATTATTGCGTCGTGTAGGGATGACCCTTATAACGTTGATGTTAAGGCTGCGACGGCTAGGGGTATCCCCGTGGTATATGCTCCCAGGAGGAACACTGTCGCTGTGGCTGAGCTCACCATAGCCCTTATGCTGGCAGCTATGAGGAGGGTGGTTAAGGTTGACAGGCTCCTTAAGTCTGGGAAGGTTAAGTATGCTAGTGCGAGGGACTTCATAGAGGTCTACAATGCCACGCTGGGTTTCGAGCTTGGTGGGAAGAAAGTTGGCATAGTTGGGCTTGGGGCCATAGGGTTTGAGGTTGCCAAGAGGCTTAAGGCATTCGACGTTGAAATACTGGTTTACGACCCATACGTCGACCCCGAAAGGGTTAGGATGGTTGGCGGGCGTGTCGTCAGTCTTGAGGAACTTTTTAGGGAGTCAGACGTCGTCACAGTCCACTGCAGACTGACACCGGAGACGGCTGGGATGATAAAGGAGAAACATTTTGCTTCAATGAAGCCGACTGCCTTCTTCGTCAACCTTGCTAGGGGTGGTATAGTGGACGAGGATGCGCTCTTCAGGGCCTTGAAAGAAGGGTGGATAGCTGGCGCAGCACTGGACGTCGTCCAACACGATCCGGCGCAGTCGGACAACAGGTTTCTAACGTTAGACAACGTGGTGCTAACACCCCACATAGGGGGGAACACGCACGAGACTATAAGAAGACAGAGCGTCATGGTTGCTGAGGACATCAAAAGGATACTGAGAGGGGAAAAGCCTAGAAACATACTCAACCCAGAGGTGCTAAAATGA
- a CDS encoding ribbon-helix-helix protein, CopG family, producing the protein MPKIFHRITVALDDFDIKLVDYLREKTGKSVSQVFREALQLYHNLVKATEKAGIGDYRKYFSDIGRLALHIHGVEERQFAVIDRELYRVLVKKLQEKVDPSELEKDEEFLMAIQSTARLFEYAYRWRDDESPVKKAQDVLWMMDFAGAGTLTKVGAADFVFQTPPEILVITKLIVKCIFDALGINADMDSTTEKIFIRVKER; encoded by the coding sequence TTGCCTAAAATTTTTCATAGAATTACTGTTGCACTGGACGACTTTGACATTAAACTAGTCGATTATCTAAGAGAGAAGACTGGGAAGAGTGTAAGCCAGGTTTTTAGGGAGGCCCTCCAACTCTACCACAACTTGGTTAAGGCAACCGAGAAAGCTGGGATAGGAGACTACAGGAAGTACTTCAGCGACATAGGCAGACTCGCCCTGCACATTCACGGAGTTGAAGAAAGACAGTTTGCGGTTATCGATAGGGAACTTTACAGGGTTTTGGTAAAAAAGCTTCAAGAAAAAGTTGACCCAAGCGAGCTTGAAAAAGACGAAGAGTTTTTGATGGCAATCCAGAGCACAGCCCGCCTCTTCGAGTATGCCTACCGCTGGAGAGACGACGAAAGCCCGGTTAAGAAGGCTCAAGACGTCCTCTGGATGATGGACTTCGCAGGGGCTGGAACACTGACCAAAGTGGGTGCAGCGGACTTCGTTTTCCAGACCCCTCCCGAAATACTTGTAATAACGAAGCTCATAGTGAAATGCATATTTGACGCTTTGGGCATAAACGCCGACATGGACTCGACGACAGAGAAAATTTTCATAAGGGTTAAAGAAAGGTAA
- a CDS encoding MFS transporter, whose protein sequence is MKPNASGRYRWFYPLSAAALAMFIVVAFIWSQFYPYILQIYGLSEVAPVTLSASLMGVALLIFQVPAGFAVDRLGPKIPMAASGLVFLAGALIVSHMFSLYFWEHAKTYWYLGSFLIGAGVALFIGTFPGLIGKWFVDRPGRAFGVTIAGQNLSPLLLAPLLTYIILSRSTSNAPLLASTIVASTVTPQHLITLTLYLPLRKGLSDAFIALGIIVFVLAYGVGVALWKNPPEGWSAGSINNAEERTAATLAEYSLKEAVRDRRFWILFTIMVATAIGWFLFILNVATIVVEGLTKSMGIDANLVSYMRYFTGSQLAALASYVTNYISNNIIPLFMSVTAVANALGALIWGNLNDRIGGPLRTLPIVYTLAGVACIAFYLGYTNSALLLILGVAVYFALGGEPTVHFAAVPHFFGGKAAGRITVILNSSVAFSSIIGPYVGAFIRDATGTYFGSILLFTVLHLASTLIVALGARKLLRGGG, encoded by the coding sequence ATGAAGCCCAACGCTAGTGGACGCTACAGATGGTTCTACCCGCTTTCCGCAGCGGCCCTTGCCATGTTCATCGTTGTAGCCTTCATATGGAGCCAGTTCTACCCTTACATCCTGCAAATCTACGGCTTAAGTGAAGTAGCCCCCGTAACCCTCTCAGCCTCACTTATGGGTGTTGCCCTACTCATCTTCCAGGTTCCAGCAGGGTTTGCCGTAGACCGCTTAGGGCCAAAGATACCGATGGCAGCATCAGGTTTAGTCTTCCTAGCCGGTGCGCTCATCGTATCGCACATGTTCAGCTTATACTTCTGGGAACACGCGAAAACATACTGGTACCTTGGCTCATTCCTAATAGGCGCTGGCGTCGCATTGTTCATCGGAACCTTCCCGGGGCTTATAGGTAAATGGTTTGTCGATAGACCCGGCAGAGCCTTCGGTGTAACGATCGCGGGTCAAAACCTCTCCCCACTATTGCTAGCTCCACTCCTAACCTACATCATACTGTCGAGAAGCACCTCCAACGCGCCGCTCCTAGCTTCAACCATAGTGGCCTCCACAGTCACACCGCAGCACCTGATTACGTTAACCTTGTACCTCCCTCTTAGAAAGGGCTTATCTGACGCATTCATAGCTTTGGGAATAATCGTCTTTGTCCTAGCATATGGAGTCGGCGTCGCCTTGTGGAAAAACCCGCCTGAAGGGTGGAGCGCTGGCAGCATCAACAATGCCGAAGAAAGAACGGCCGCCACGTTAGCCGAATATTCCCTCAAAGAAGCTGTCAGAGATAGACGCTTCTGGATCCTCTTCACAATAATGGTGGCGACGGCGATAGGGTGGTTCCTCTTCATACTCAACGTCGCCACAATAGTAGTTGAGGGCTTAACTAAGAGCATGGGGATAGACGCCAACCTGGTAAGCTACATGCGATACTTCACGGGAAGCCAACTGGCAGCTCTCGCCAGCTACGTCACAAATTACATCTCAAACAATATAATTCCACTATTCATGAGCGTAACGGCTGTTGCAAACGCCCTTGGAGCACTAATCTGGGGCAACCTCAACGATAGGATAGGCGGCCCCCTAAGAACCTTGCCAATAGTCTACACGCTTGCCGGCGTAGCTTGCATAGCGTTCTACCTTGGCTACACTAACTCGGCGCTGCTTCTCATCCTAGGAGTCGCCGTGTACTTCGCCCTGGGAGGAGAGCCGACAGTCCACTTCGCAGCAGTTCCACACTTCTTCGGCGGAAAAGCAGCTGGCAGGATAACCGTGATATTGAACTCGTCGGTGGCTTTCTCGTCCATCATAGGGCCCTATGTTGGAGCCTTTATAAGGGACGCCACCGGAACATATTTCGGTTCAATACTGCTCTTTACCGTTCTCCACCTGGCGTCAACGCTCATTGTCGCGTTAGGCGCCAGGAAACTTTTGAGGGGTGGTGGTTGA
- a CDS encoding type II toxin-antitoxin system VapC family toxin, with protein sequence MIAIDASSLAKYLLKEKGWTNVRSLLETRSPLHSVDLLVKEVSNVLWKHAKVVKAIDEARAQLLFKALMELVKGSVIILEPEINYLERAYTISLAETVSIYDSLYIALAEKLGELVTSDRAQAGVAAKYGVRTLFIP encoded by the coding sequence GTGATAGCCATTGACGCCTCATCCCTAGCCAAGTACCTTCTTAAAGAAAAAGGATGGACCAACGTGAGAAGCCTCCTGGAAACTAGAAGCCCCCTCCACTCAGTGGACCTCTTAGTAAAAGAGGTTTCCAACGTCCTATGGAAGCATGCTAAGGTAGTGAAAGCAATCGATGAAGCACGTGCACAGTTACTGTTCAAGGCGTTAATGGAGCTCGTGAAAGGAAGTGTCATAATACTGGAGCCTGAGATTAATTACCTGGAGAGAGCATATACGATCTCCTTAGCAGAGACTGTCTCCATCTATGATTCTCTCTACATAGCCTTAGCTGAAAAGCTGGGTGAACTTGTAACCAGCGACAGAGCACAGGCGGGCGTCGCAGCAAAATACGGCGTCAGAACTCTCTTCATACCGTGA
- a CDS encoding 4Fe-4S dicluster domain-containing protein, with translation MKAVLESGVVTAGGIVIAIDYLKCSGCRRCEVVCSISHEGRIWPEASRIRVFAPSPGIEVPHVCVQCDEHPCVDGCPVGALSVDGGTGAIIVGEECIGCGGCIEACPGSIPHLHPVTRKALICDLCGGEPLCVKACSEGGWNALKIIRREERARYGVQPRKPMEVAEELAARLFGEKGRRILPDANS, from the coding sequence TTGAAGGCTGTTTTGGAGAGTGGTGTGGTGACTGCCGGAGGAATTGTGATAGCGATTGATTATCTCAAGTGTAGTGGTTGTAGGCGCTGCGAGGTGGTTTGTTCTATTAGCCATGAGGGGCGAATATGGCCTGAGGCGTCGAGAATAAGGGTTTTCGCTCCGTCCCCGGGAATTGAGGTTCCACATGTATGCGTTCAGTGCGATGAACACCCATGCGTGGACGGGTGCCCGGTCGGAGCACTGAGCGTAGACGGGGGGACAGGCGCTATAATTGTCGGCGAGGAGTGCATTGGTTGCGGGGGGTGCATAGAGGCGTGCCCGGGCTCGATACCGCACCTCCACCCAGTGACGCGGAAGGCGCTTATATGTGACCTCTGCGGAGGAGAACCCTTGTGCGTGAAGGCTTGCAGCGAGGGTGGATGGAACGCCTTAAAGATCATTCGAAGAGAGGAAAGAGCTAGGTATGGTGTACAACCCCGAAAACCCATGGAAGTAGCCGAAGAGCTCGCCGCCAGGCTTTTCGGTGAAAAAGGAAGAAGGATTCTGCCAGACGCAAACTCCTAA
- a CDS encoding aldehyde ferredoxin oxidoreductase C-terminal domain-containing protein, producing MLVGRYLDLTDLSQARKISSRVLFLTSAWCFELRGYAGKILEVDLESGGVKEVRLEESVLREYIGGRGLAAKILWDRLGSRWEEVDPLGPENILTVLTGPLTGYFPGSKLCVSGKSPLSNGIIGSTVSGEAGVELKCAGYDGMIITGVAEKPSYVFICDDHVEIKDAGHVWGMDGTETLRTLVKEGSRLVKGVHPELGELKEPAVLYIGPAGERRVRFACVMEKRSHAAGYGGYGAVMGSKNLKAIVVKGTGPLPEPADMKRVVELMESICRDCYQNAGFRRSGTASGGYNVGALMSAEPIRNWQEEWHDDKGYSVEEFSKYWVKPYWGDFNCPTTCMKISFIREGEFEGAICDPPDYEHQAYNGTNLGIFSPRDNIFLSYLMNELGLCAIQAGNVLGFAAELFEKGIIGKEDLGFELKWGDTKAFAKLARMTAYREGIGDVLAEGTYRAAIKISEIKKLKPEEVLEYAVQVKGVAVGAHGVRSGADFLVEEISYACSVQCGDHTSVARLPLNHRFGEPLSIFHDSAVYCSFNTFPISQQEIFQFYEAVTGWKLTPEEWCNEKALRIIHIQRAALLLGGPDAKWTEKDDTNPPRFNQPLPSGPHKGKTLTEAFNQKRKEYYEALGWNEHGIPKRETLRKLGLKNVEEKLAKTGIL from the coding sequence TTGCTTGTAGGGCGCTACCTGGATCTGACCGATCTTTCGCAGGCGAGGAAAATTTCTTCTAGGGTGTTGTTTCTAACTTCTGCTTGGTGTTTCGAGTTGAGAGGGTATGCTGGTAAAATTTTAGAGGTCGACTTGGAGAGCGGCGGGGTCAAAGAAGTTAGGCTTGAAGAGTCTGTTCTGAGGGAATACATAGGCGGCAGGGGGCTTGCAGCTAAGATCCTCTGGGACAGGCTTGGGTCACGTTGGGAGGAAGTCGACCCATTAGGCCCAGAGAACATTCTCACGGTTCTCACAGGCCCCCTGACAGGTTACTTTCCCGGCTCGAAGCTTTGTGTTTCCGGGAAGTCTCCGCTGAGCAACGGCATAATAGGGTCGACTGTTTCTGGCGAAGCCGGAGTGGAGCTCAAGTGTGCAGGCTACGATGGTATGATAATTACTGGGGTTGCCGAGAAGCCGTCTTATGTGTTCATCTGCGACGACCATGTAGAAATCAAAGACGCTGGACACGTCTGGGGGATGGATGGAACTGAAACCCTTAGAACGCTTGTGAAGGAAGGAAGTCGCCTAGTTAAAGGGGTCCACCCGGAGCTCGGGGAGCTAAAGGAGCCTGCAGTCCTCTACATAGGTCCAGCTGGTGAGAGGCGCGTCAGGTTTGCCTGCGTCATGGAGAAGAGAAGCCACGCTGCGGGATACGGTGGCTACGGCGCGGTCATGGGTTCAAAGAACCTTAAAGCCATAGTGGTGAAGGGGACAGGTCCTCTTCCGGAGCCGGCAGACATGAAGAGGGTTGTTGAGCTCATGGAGTCCATTTGCAGAGATTGTTACCAGAACGCTGGCTTCAGGAGGAGCGGGACGGCGAGCGGGGGATACAACGTCGGAGCGTTGATGAGTGCTGAGCCCATAAGGAACTGGCAAGAGGAGTGGCATGACGATAAAGGTTACTCGGTCGAAGAGTTTTCGAAGTACTGGGTTAAACCATACTGGGGGGACTTCAACTGCCCAACCACGTGCATGAAAATATCCTTCATACGTGAGGGGGAATTCGAAGGAGCAATATGCGACCCTCCAGACTACGAGCACCAAGCCTATAACGGTACAAACCTCGGAATATTCTCCCCGAGAGACAACATATTCCTTTCATACCTCATGAACGAGCTTGGCCTGTGCGCCATACAGGCCGGCAACGTGCTCGGCTTTGCAGCCGAACTATTCGAAAAAGGAATAATTGGAAAAGAAGACCTGGGTTTCGAGCTCAAGTGGGGTGACACGAAAGCCTTCGCCAAGCTGGCAAGAATGACCGCCTACAGGGAAGGCATAGGAGATGTGCTTGCAGAAGGAACATACAGGGCAGCCATAAAGATAAGCGAAATCAAAAAACTCAAACCCGAAGAAGTGCTAGAGTACGCCGTCCAAGTTAAGGGAGTCGCCGTCGGAGCACATGGAGTAAGAAGCGGAGCAGACTTCCTAGTGGAGGAAATATCATACGCCTGCTCAGTCCAGTGCGGAGACCATACATCGGTCGCCCGCCTCCCCCTAAACCACAGGTTCGGCGAACCCTTATCCATATTCCACGATTCAGCAGTCTACTGCTCCTTCAACACGTTTCCAATATCACAACAGGAAATATTCCAGTTCTATGAGGCAGTAACAGGGTGGAAGCTAACCCCAGAAGAATGGTGCAACGAAAAAGCCCTCAGAATAATACACATACAGCGGGCAGCCCTCCTACTAGGAGGACCAGACGCCAAGTGGACGGAAAAAGACGACACAAACCCCCCAAGATTCAACCAACCCCTACCATCAGGACCACACAAAGGAAAAACACTAACAGAGGCATTCAACCAAAAGAGAAAGGAGTACTATGAAGCTCTGGGATGGAACGAGCACGGAATCCCGAAAAGAGAAACGCTGAGAAAACTGGGACTAAAAAACGTGGAAGAAAAACTAGCAAAAACAGGAATACTCTAA
- a CDS encoding tetrahydromethanopterin S-methyltransferase subunit H, with translation MVEVLRFKTEQKVFDVAGVKFGGQPGENPIVLVGSMFYAKHKIVEDEKRGVYNKGGAEKLLREMEELSDKTGLPGLVDVVASTEEAARRYMEFIVDATDKPFLLDSPTPEVKIQALKFAKEMGAENRMIYNSLSAESKDFEFAALEESGVKAAILLTYTRNVMSSKARVEVLEKLLPKAEAAGVTKPLVDTFVIDVPSLTPAAIAAVEIKRRYGLPCGSGAHNAVATWSGLKDRLGKEAAKSAAVIANTMQLILGSNFVLYGPIEDCKHVFPAVYTVTSSYRYAYRMKEFIEL, from the coding sequence GTGGTTGAAGTGTTGCGCTTCAAGACGGAGCAGAAGGTTTTTGACGTTGCTGGAGTCAAGTTTGGCGGGCAGCCTGGAGAAAACCCCATAGTCCTCGTGGGGAGCATGTTTTATGCCAAGCACAAGATTGTTGAAGACGAAAAGAGGGGCGTTTACAATAAAGGAGGAGCTGAGAAGCTGCTGAGGGAGATGGAGGAGCTCAGCGACAAAACAGGGTTACCCGGGCTAGTAGACGTGGTGGCTTCAACGGAGGAGGCGGCGAGAAGGTACATGGAGTTCATCGTCGACGCCACGGATAAGCCGTTCCTCCTCGACTCACCAACGCCCGAAGTGAAAATTCAAGCCCTCAAGTTCGCGAAAGAGATGGGAGCAGAGAATAGGATGATTTACAACTCCCTTTCGGCGGAGTCAAAGGACTTTGAGTTTGCAGCTTTAGAGGAGAGCGGTGTCAAAGCAGCGATACTGCTAACCTACACGAGGAACGTGATGAGCAGCAAGGCAAGGGTTGAAGTCCTAGAGAAGCTGCTGCCGAAAGCCGAGGCAGCCGGAGTTACAAAACCCCTAGTGGACACCTTCGTCATAGACGTTCCAAGCCTCACCCCTGCAGCCATAGCGGCGGTTGAGATAAAGAGGAGGTACGGTCTACCTTGCGGCTCCGGAGCCCACAACGCCGTCGCCACGTGGAGTGGACTGAAAGACCGCTTGGGCAAGGAGGCGGCGAAGTCCGCTGCCGTGATAGCGAACACCATGCAGCTCATCCTAGGATCAAACTTCGTTCTCTATGGGCCGATAGAAGACTGCAAGCATGTTTTCCCAGCGGTCTACACGGTGACCTCGTCGTACAGGTACGCTTACAGGATGAAAGAGTTCATAGAGCTTTGA
- a CDS encoding uroporphyrinogen decarboxylase family protein encodes MVDPMQLYKERLERLEAVMKGKEPDRVPIYAATAVWHGTYAGYTTREVLFDYNKCKEAALKVARDFDFDSWAVIAGLEGMILCTAFMEKQPEIGISSRFLVGKFHEVLRDVFTRWPGIELAENAHPQFIGKELMKVEEYEQLAENPLDFIHRVILPRMCEGLRDVGSPEYNATLAKFGMEVERYNAFFNSLIAGLIGLGYPAIPMSWSYAPLDFIGDFLRDVKNIVLDLYRYPDKVKAAVEALTPVFVKTAAISGAIPPEVKKQLGTDIVQCFFPLHLNEYLNPKLYNEFYWPYLKKVFNEVIKMGQTPFVLFEGRHDAHLETLRELPKKKVIGVFEKTDPRKVREVAGDHVILVSGPPNALLIGGTPQKVEEFMKKLLEDVKEGGFMVWPGVDGGLSRDVKPENLKAMVEAVKKYGRY; translated from the coding sequence ATGGTGGATCCCATGCAACTCTACAAGGAGAGGCTTGAAAGGCTTGAGGCTGTGATGAAGGGCAAAGAGCCCGACAGAGTGCCGATATACGCTGCGACCGCCGTGTGGCATGGAACCTACGCAGGCTACACCACGCGTGAAGTGCTCTTCGACTACAACAAGTGCAAGGAAGCAGCCCTCAAAGTAGCGAGGGACTTTGACTTCGACTCCTGGGCTGTAATAGCCGGACTGGAAGGAATGATCCTGTGCACGGCGTTCATGGAAAAACAGCCCGAAATAGGGATCTCCTCAAGGTTCCTGGTAGGGAAGTTCCATGAAGTTCTCAGGGACGTTTTCACAAGGTGGCCCGGAATAGAGCTTGCGGAAAACGCTCACCCTCAGTTTATAGGAAAGGAGTTGATGAAGGTCGAAGAATACGAGCAGCTGGCTGAGAACCCGCTGGACTTCATACACCGTGTGATCCTGCCGAGAATGTGCGAAGGGTTAAGGGATGTCGGCTCACCCGAATACAACGCCACACTTGCGAAGTTTGGAATGGAGGTTGAACGTTACAACGCGTTTTTCAACAGCCTCATAGCCGGCCTCATAGGTCTCGGCTATCCGGCAATACCTATGTCGTGGTCATATGCCCCACTCGACTTCATCGGTGACTTTCTGAGGGACGTAAAGAACATAGTGCTTGACCTCTACAGATACCCCGACAAGGTTAAGGCGGCCGTCGAGGCCCTAACACCGGTGTTCGTAAAGACCGCTGCAATATCCGGTGCAATACCACCGGAGGTCAAGAAGCAGCTCGGAACAGACATAGTTCAATGCTTCTTCCCACTACACCTTAACGAGTACCTGAACCCGAAGCTTTACAACGAGTTCTACTGGCCCTACCTGAAAAAAGTTTTTAACGAAGTAATCAAGATGGGGCAGACCCCCTTCGTCCTTTTCGAAGGAAGGCATGATGCACACCTAGAAACCCTGCGCGAGCTTCCAAAGAAGAAGGTTATCGGAGTCTTCGAAAAGACTGACCCTAGAAAGGTTAGAGAGGTAGCAGGTGACCACGTGATACTCGTGAGCGGCCCACCAAACGCTCTACTCATAGGCGGGACACCGCAGAAAGTCGAGGAATTCATGAAGAAACTCCTCGAAGACGTAAAAGAGGGCGGATTCATGGTCTGGCCGGGAGTCGACGGCGGCCTCTCGAGAGACGTGAAGCCAGAAAACTTGAAAGCAATGGTTGAAGCAGTGAAAAAGTACGGCAGATATTAA
- a CDS encoding FGGY family carbohydrate kinase, with protein sequence MGELLAVLDVGTGSARFVLVNDVGEFTYFSSFKMKYTASEGLAGIGFEFDAEELWRNLARMIRESGRAGEVVGLGVTSQRYAAVFTDEEGRPLYSGPNLDGRGVFVQHVLMERFGKDFHRITGHWPPLVFMPSRILWFKMVKPEIYAKFGKFLNLCDWITFKFCGEYVTDFSNASETIMFDVSRREWSRDVLRELGVSVDQLPRIVEAGTVVGEVTGEASRETGIPEGVEVVACGGDTQCAVLAARGMGDGDVCAVTGTTTPIQIVLSKPVIDPEVRVWTSCHVLPDKWVLESNAGITGRLVEWFKDGIAESEVRDAERRGLNPYEELFRKAEEAPPGAGGILASMGPQIMDYREGVKIFPSTLAFPPLIVVDKPVTKGEIFRALLENIAFAIRANCEQLRDVSGVELRELKVTGGLARSNFFLRLVSDVMGLPVRSPVEKQGSALGCAICVAKGVRFYKTFDEAVSGMVREGGVILPSLERYKEYTTVYSKWREFYSKVAGLGV encoded by the coding sequence TTGGGGGAGTTGTTAGCCGTATTAGATGTTGGAACTGGGTCGGCCAGGTTTGTGTTGGTGAACGATGTAGGCGAGTTCACTTACTTCTCTTCCTTCAAGATGAAGTACACTGCTTCGGAGGGACTGGCTGGTATTGGGTTTGAGTTTGACGCCGAGGAACTCTGGAGGAACCTAGCGCGTATGATTAGGGAGAGCGGGCGGGCCGGTGAGGTTGTCGGCTTAGGAGTTACAAGTCAGAGGTATGCTGCGGTATTTACGGACGAAGAGGGGCGTCCCCTCTACTCTGGTCCAAACCTTGACGGGAGGGGGGTGTTCGTCCAGCATGTTTTGATGGAGAGGTTTGGGAAGGATTTTCACAGAATAACCGGCCACTGGCCACCCCTGGTGTTCATGCCATCGAGAATTCTTTGGTTTAAAATGGTGAAGCCCGAGATCTACGCTAAGTTCGGCAAGTTTCTTAACCTGTGCGACTGGATCACCTTCAAGTTCTGCGGAGAGTACGTGACAGACTTCTCTAACGCGTCAGAAACAATAATGTTCGACGTTTCAAGACGCGAGTGGTCGAGGGACGTGCTGAGGGAGCTAGGGGTCTCCGTTGACCAGTTGCCAAGGATTGTCGAAGCTGGAACCGTTGTAGGCGAAGTTACAGGGGAAGCTAGCAGGGAGACAGGCATACCTGAAGGAGTGGAGGTCGTTGCATGTGGAGGGGACACTCAATGCGCCGTCTTAGCGGCCAGAGGAATGGGCGACGGAGATGTTTGTGCCGTTACAGGAACGACTACTCCTATCCAGATAGTGCTTTCTAAGCCTGTCATCGATCCCGAAGTGAGGGTTTGGACGAGCTGCCATGTGTTACCGGACAAATGGGTGCTTGAAAGCAATGCTGGCATCACCGGACGACTCGTCGAGTGGTTCAAGGACGGGATCGCGGAGAGCGAGGTGAGGGATGCTGAGAGGAGGGGGCTAAATCCTTACGAGGAGCTTTTCAGGAAGGCTGAGGAAGCCCCTCCGGGGGCTGGCGGAATACTGGCGTCCATGGGGCCCCAGATAATGGACTACAGAGAGGGGGTCAAGATTTTCCCGTCGACGCTGGCCTTCCCTCCACTGATAGTGGTTGACAAACCTGTAACTAAGGGCGAAATTTTCAGGGCCTTGCTTGAAAACATAGCCTTCGCTATCAGGGCGAACTGTGAGCAGCTTCGGGATGTCTCGGGAGTTGAGCTAAGGGAGTTGAAGGTTACTGGCGGGCTTGCTAGAAGCAACTTCTTCCTAAGGCTGGTTTCCGACGTGATGGGGCTTCCCGTGCGTAGTCCGGTGGAGAAGCAGGGGAGCGCTCTCGGATGCGCCATATGCGTCGCCAAAGGAGTGAGGTTTTACAAGACATTTGACGAAGCTGTCAGTGGAATGGTTAGGGAGGGAGGAGTTATTTTGCCGTCGCTAGAAAGGTATAAAGAGTACACGACGGTATACTCTAAGTGGAGGGAGTTTTACAGTAAGGTGGCCGGTTTGGGGGTTTAA
- a CDS encoding cobalamin-dependent protein (Presence of a B(12) (cobalamin)-binding domain implies dependence on cobalamin itself, in one of its several forms, or in some unusual lineages, dependence on a cobalamin-like analog.) translates to MAGEEFVNALADLNEAKTLELVKKRIESKEDPFVILDDVRKATDIIGKRFEEGQYFVSDLIMAGEILKQIMELLKPVIGAKKGVSKGRIVLGTVEGDVHDIGLSIVTALLEAEGFEVINLGVDQPPQAFVDAIKKYNPKVVGLSGLLTEAIESMKKTIEAIKAAGLRDKVKVIIGGGRTSEEVKAYTGADDWADDAAVGVRKIKKLAGVA, encoded by the coding sequence ATGGCGGGCGAGGAATTTGTAAATGCTCTTGCAGATCTCAACGAAGCCAAGACCCTCGAACTCGTCAAGAAACGAATAGAGTCTAAAGAGGACCCCTTCGTTATACTCGACGACGTTAGAAAGGCAACGGACATTATAGGCAAACGGTTCGAAGAAGGACAATACTTCGTTTCAGACCTAATAATGGCCGGCGAAATTCTTAAACAAATCATGGAGCTCCTAAAGCCAGTTATAGGGGCGAAAAAAGGCGTGAGCAAGGGTAGAATAGTTTTGGGGACTGTTGAGGGCGACGTCCACGACATAGGGCTGAGCATAGTTACAGCACTTCTCGAAGCAGAGGGTTTCGAAGTGATTAACCTAGGAGTCGATCAGCCACCGCAGGCTTTCGTTGACGCCATCAAAAAGTATAACCCTAAAGTCGTCGGCCTAAGCGGTCTGCTCACCGAAGCTATCGAGTCCATGAAGAAGACGATTGAAGCCATAAAGGCCGCTGGGCTAAGAGATAAAGTAAAAGTGATCATCGGCGGAGGGAGAACGAGCGAGGAGGTAAAAGCGTACACCGGAGCCGATGACTGGGCAGATGATGCAGCGGTCGGAGTGCGTAAGATAAAGAAGTTGGCGGGGGTGGCGTGA